The window GTCGCGCAGCCAGCCCACCCCGCGCCGGCGCGCGGCCGTGAACTGCCAGAACCCGCGCGCGGCCGCGGCGCGCACCGGCACCGTCGTGCCGGCGAAGGCGCCGGCCGTCATGGTCCAGCGCGCCGGCAGGAGGACGATGCCTAACGTGTGGAGCCGCGCGGGCGGCACGCCGCGGAGCGAGACCGGCGCGTACGCGGCCCCGGCGGGCTCGACCCGCACGTCCGCCGGCGTGGCGGCGTCCGCGTTCGGCGGAAGGTCCAGGCGGAAGCGGCCGGCCGCGTCGGTCCACGTCGTCTCCGCCGCCCCGCCGCTCCGCACGACGACGCGCGCGGGCACCGGCGCGCCGTCGTCGCCCGCGTAGAGCCGGCCGCGCGCGACGGGACGGACGACGACCGGCGTACGCGTCGTCCCGGCGGGGGTGACGGCGGTGATCACGGCGTCGCCCGGGGCGTCGAGCACGGCGCGGCCGTCGCCGAGCAAGGTGACCGCGCCCTCGACCGCCCAGTGCACCCCGCGGGCGCGCAGCGCGGCCGGGAGCGCCCCGGGGAGTTCGGGCGCGGCGAGCGCGATCGTATCGCCGGCTTCGGCGGCGAGGGGCGCGGTGGTGCGGTCGTTCCAGAAAACGACGTCCGGTCCCCAGTGCGCGGTGTCGGCCCACCGTGGTACGCCGGCCGGCGGGGCGGGCCGCGGCGCATGGCGCACGACGGCGGCGAGCGCGCGCCGCGCCGCGCGGGAGAGGCCGTTTGTGGCCGCCGCGTTGTGCGAGGACGCGTCGTCCACGCCGTCGGGCCGATCGCCGACCACCGCCGCCCGCAGCCGGCGCACGCCGTCGGCGAGCGTGGGGCCGGTCGTGGCGTGCGCGTCGTGCGCGCGGACCGCCGCGGCGACCGCGCCCAGGCCGAACGCCGCGAGCGCGACGGCGAGCGCGACGGACGACCAGCCGGTGCTGGACGCGCGGGCGACGCGGGGACGACGGGGCACACGCCCGGTACCCGGCGGCCGTGGTCCGGGTGCCTCGCCCGCCCGGGCGATCAGACCGCGTCCAGGCGGGGTCTTGCGAACGAGCAAATTGCGATATATCGTGCGCATCAGATATATCGAACAGTTCGATACATCAAAACACAAACAGGATTACTCATGTTCAAGCATCATTCACACCCCATGCACCGCGGCGGTCGCGGACCCTTCGGTTGGCGCGGCGAAGGCGCCGAGCATCCGCAGGACGAGCGCGAGACGCACCACCGGCACCGCCGCCGCCCCGACCCCACCGACTTCGGCCCGCCCGGGCGCGGGCCCTTTGGCCCCGGCCCGTTCGGGCGCGGGCGCGGCGGTCCTGGCGGCGGGCGCGGCCCGCTCGGGCGGTTCTTCGCTCACGGCGACCTTCGGCTCGTCATCCTGCACCTGATCGCCGAGCAGCCGCGCCACGGCTACGACCTGATCAAGGCGATCGAGGAGCGCGTCGGCGGCGCCTACAGTCCGAGCCCGGGCGTCATCTACCCGACGCTCACCCTGCTCGAAGACCTCGGGTACGTCACCGTCCGCCCGGACGAGGGCGCGAAGAAGTCGTACGAGATCACCGACGCGGGGCGCGCGTTCCTCGACGCGAACCGCCCGACGGTCGACGCGCTCCTCGCGCGGATGGCCGAGGCCGGCCGCGCGCACGGCGGGGCGCCCGCGCCTCAGTTGCTGCGCGCGATGGAGAACCTGCGCCTCGCGCTCCGGATGCGGCTCGCCCGCGGCCCACTCGGCGACGAGCAGGTCCAGGCCCTCGCGGCCGCGCTCGACGCCGCGGCGACGGCGGTCGAGCGGGTCTGAAGCGCCTGGGCGGCGGCGGCCGGCGGCAGCCAGAACCGCCGTGTGCCTTGCGCGATCAGGACTGTCGCACACACTGTGCGGCGCCCCCACCCGCACGAGGCCCGCGTGACCGTTCCGTTCCTCCGCCGCGCCGCCTGGCGCTCGGCGCTCCCGGCCGCCGCTCTGACGGCCGCCCTCGCCGCCAGCGCCCCGGCCCAGCCCGCACCCGGCGTCCCGCCGTCGGGCGCCTACGACACGACCGCCTTCGCCGCCCTTACCTGGCGCGAGCTCGGCCCCTACCGGGGCGGCCGCTCGGTCGCGGTGGCCGGCAGCGCCGCGCGGCCGATGGAGTACTGGATGGGCACGACCGGCGGCGGCGTGTTCAAGACGACCGACGGCGGGATGACCTGGGCCCCGGCGAGCGACAAGGCGTTCGGCGGCACGGTCGGCTACGTCGGCGTGAGCGCGAGCAACCCCGACGTCGTCTACGTCGGCACCGGCGAGTACGCGATCCGCGGCAACGTCTCGCACGGCGAGGGGGCGTTCAAGACGACGGACGGCGGGAAGACGTGGGCCTTCGTCGGCCTCAAGGCGACGCGCCAGATCAGCCGCGTGCGCGTGCACCCGACCAACCCCGACGTCGTCTGGGTCGCCGCCCAGGGCGCGTTCTGGGGGCCGAGTAAGGATCGAGGCGTATATAAAACGACGGACGGCGGGAAGTCGTGGCGGCAGGTGCTCTTCCGCAACGACTCGACCGGCGCGTGCGACCTCGTCGTCGACCCCAAGGACCCGAACGTCCTCTACGCCGCGTTCTGGCAGTCGTACCGCAACGCGTACACGCTCTCCTCGGGCGGGGCGGGGGGCGCGCTCTACAAGAGCACCGACGGCGGCGAGCACTGGACCGAGCTGACGCGCAACGCCGGGCTCCCGGCGGGTCCGTTAGGCAACATCGGGCTCGCCGTCTCCCCCGCCAACCCGCGCCGGCTCTGGGCCTCGATCGAGGCCGACTCGGGCGGCATCTACCGCAGCGACGACGCGGGCGCGACGTGGCGGCGCGTCAACGCGGACCGCAAGCTGCGGCAGCGCGCGTGGTACTACTCGCGCATCTTCGCGGACCCCAGGGACACGAACACCGTCTACGCGCTCAACGTCGGCTTCTACCGATCCGTCGACGGCGGCAAGACCTTCAAGCAGCCGATCGCCGTGCCGCACGGTGACAACCACGACCTCTGGATCGCGCCCGACAACCCCCAGCGGATGATCGAGGGGAACGACGGCGGCGCGACCGTGTCGATGAACGCGGGGAAGACGTGGACCGAGGAGAACTTCGCCACCGCGCAGTTCTACCACGTCACGACGACGAACGAGTTCCCCTACCGCGTCTGCGGCGCGCAGCAGGACAACTCGACGCTCTGCGGGCCAAACCGCTGGCCGGGGGGCGTGACGCGCGAGCTGTGGGTCGACGCGGGCGGGGGCGAGAGCGGCTACATCGCCGTCGACCCGCTGCACCCGGACGTCGCCTACGCGGGAAGCTACGGCGGGCTGCTCACGCGCAAGAACATGCGCACCGAGGAGGAGGTGCAGGTCAACCCGTGGCCCGACAACCCGATGGGCCAGTCGTCGGGCGACCTCGCCTACCGCTTCCAGTGGACCTTCCCGATCGTCTTCTCGCCGCACGACCCGCGGGTGCTCTACGCGGGCGGCAACCACGTCTTCCGCACGCGCGACGGCGGGCAGAGTTGGGACGTGATCTCGCCCGACCTCACGCGCCACGACCCGCGCACGATGGGGCCGTCGGGCGGGCCGATCACGAAGGACCAGACGGGCGTCGAGACGTACGCGACGATCTTCACGATCGCCGAGTCGCCCAGGGCGCGCGGCGTGATCTGGACGGGGAGTGACGACGGGCTGGTGTACGTCACGCGCGACGACGGGCGCACGTGGGCCAACGTCACGCCGCCGGCGATGGGCGAGCTGCCGCGCATCTCGCTGGTCGAGGCGTCGCCGCACGACCCCGCGGTCGCCTACGTGGCCGCGAACCGGTACCAGTTCGGCGACCTGCGCCCGATGTTCTACAAGACGGCCGACTACGGGCGCACGTGGACGCCGATCGCCGCCGGCATCCCGGCCGAGGAGTTCGCGCGCGCGATCCGCGAGGACCCGGTGCGGCGCGGGCTGCTGTACGCGGCGACGGAGCGCGGCGTGTGGGTGTCGTTCGACGACGGCGGGCACTGGCAGTCGCTCCGGCGCAACCTGCCGCCGGTGCCGGTGCACGACCTGATGGTGAAGGAGGGCGACCTGGTCGCCGCGACGCACGGGCGCTCGTTCTACATCCTGGACGACCTCTCCGCGCTGCGGCAGCTGACGCCCGCGGCCGCCGCCGCGCCGGCGCACCTCTACACGCCGCGCGACGCGTACCGCGTGGCGTGGGGCGGCGGGTCCGGCGACGCGCCGCGGCAGGCGGGGAAGAACCCGCCGAGCGGGGCGGGCGTGTACTACACGCTGGCGCGGCCCAACCAGGACGTGACGCTCGAGTTCCTCGACGCGCAGGGCGCCGTGGTCCGCCGCTTCACGTCGCGGCTCGATTCGTTAGGCATGGCCGATTCGGCGCGCGCCGACAGCGTCAAGCGCGCCCGCGCCGACTCGGTCGCGAAGGCGGGCGGGCTGCCGCGCACGCCCAACCCGCAGCTCGGCTCCGCCGCGCTCAAGAGCGAGAGCGGCGAGGGGAGCCCGGGCGGCGAGCCGGAGGTCGACTTCGAGGAGCTCGCGCGCCGCGGCCCGCGGGTGCCGCGCGTGCCGAACAAGGTCGGCCTCAACACCTTCGCCTGGAACCTGCGCGAGCCCGACGCCGTCCGCTTCGAGAACATGATCCTCTGGGCCGGCGCGACGAGCGGCGCGATGGTGCCGCCGGGGACGTACCGCGTGCGCATGACGGTGGCGGGGCAGCCGGCACAGACGCAGGCGTTGGTCGTGCGCGCGGACCCGCGCTCGCGCGCGACGCCGGCCGACGTCGAGGCCACGGTCGCGCTGCAGCGCCGCGTGCTCGACCGGCTGAGCGAGGCCAACCGCGCGGTGCGCACGGTGCGCAACGTGCGCGCGCAGCTGGCCGAACGCGCCGCGCACGTGCCGGCCGCCGAGCGCGCGGCGTTCGACGCGCAGGCGCGCCCGCTGCTCGCCGCGCTCGCGGGGGCGGAGGAGGCGATCTACCAGGTGCGGAACCAGAGCTCGCAGGACCCGCTCAACTACCCGATCCGGATCAACAACAAGCTCGCCGCGCTCGCGGGCGTGGTGGCCACGGCGGACCCGCGGCCGACGCGGCAGTCGTACGTGGTGTTCGACTCGCTCTCGCGTCAGCTGCAGACGCAGCTCGACGCGCTGCGGCGGGCGACGGGGGCGCAGCTGTCGGGGGTGAACGCGGCGCTGCAGCGCGCGGGGCTCAAGCCCGTGGTGCCGAGCGACGCGGAGGTGCGCGCGGCGGGCCCGGGGGGGGTGGCGGCCGCGGCAGACGAGGCGGCAGCCGAGGAGGGGGCGCGCCGGTGGTAGCGGCGCGTCGCCTGGCCGCGGTCGTCGCGGTTGCCGCCTTGAGCGTCTTGAGCGCGTGCGCCGACGCGAGCACCGCCCCGTCCCCGGCGCCGCCGGCTTCGCCCCCGGCACCCGCGCCGACCACGACGACTTGGACGCCGACCTGGTCGGACGAGTTCGACGGCCCCGCCGGCGCGGCCGCGGACACGACGCGCTGGACGAACGACGTGGGCGGCAACGGGTGGGGGAACCACGAGCTCGAGTACTACACGCCGGGCGCGCGGAACGCGGCGCTCGACGGCGCGGGGCACCTCGTGATCGAGGCGCGGCGCGAGTCGGTCGGCGGGAACGCCTACACCTCGGCGCGCCTCCTCACCAAGGGCCACTTCGCACAGGCGTACGGCCGCTTCGAGGCGCGCATCCGGCCGCCGACCGGCTCGGGGATCTGGCCCGCGTTCTGGACGCTCGGCGCCAACATCGACACCGTCGGGTGGCCGGCCGCGGGCGAGCTCGACGTCATGGAGATCGTCGGCCCGCACCCGTCCACGGTCTACGGCACCGCCCACGCGGGCGGCAGCGGCGGCACGTGGCAGGACGGCGGCGCGTTCACGCTCACGTCCGGCGCCTTCGGCGACGCCTACCACGTGTTCGCGATGGAGTGGACCCCGTACGTGGTGCGCTGGTACGTGGACAGCACGCTGTACCACGCGACGACGCGCGCCCAGCTCACGGGCGCCCAGCAGTGGGCCTTCGACCACCCGTTCTTTATCATCCTCAACGTGGCCGTGGGCGGCGACTGGCCGGGCGCGCCGGCGGGGGACGCGACGTTCCCGCAGCGCATGGTCGTGGACTACGTGCGCGTGTACCGGGCGGACCCGTGAGCGGCGGCCCGGCGAGCGGCGGCCCGGCGAGCGGCGGCCCGGCGAGCGGCGGCCCGGCGAGCGGCGGCCCGGCGAGCGGCGGCCCGGCGAGCGGCGGCCCGGCGAGCGGCGGCGCCGACGCGTACGCGGCACCCGCCTTCGCGCCGTACGAGCGCTTCCACGCGACCACGTCGATCGTCCTCGACGGCTACGACGTGGTCGAGGTGCTCGGCCTCGTGCGCGGGATCACGGTGCGTTCGCGCTCCGTCTTCGGACGCCTCGGCGCGGGGTTCCAGCAGATCTTCGGCGGCGAGATCTCGCTACTCACCGAGCTCTGCGAACAGACCCGGTCGCGGGCGTTCGAGATCGCCGTCGAGCACGCGCAGGCGTTAGGCGCCAACGCGCTGATCGCGCTCCGCTACGACGCGACCGAGATCATGTCGGGCGTGTCGGAGGTGCTCTGCTACGGCACGGCGGTGCGGGTGGTGCCGCGGGCGGGGCCGCGGGATGCGGTGACGGTCGGGGTGGCGCGCGGGGCGCGGCCGGGCGGCGCGTGACGGGGGCGTCGGGGCGCGCGGCCTACCGCGCGGCCCGGAGAAAGAACGCGCCGGTGACGGCCACGTTGAACACCGTCAGCCCCACCCGCAGGTGGCGCACGTTCACGCGCAGCGTGAGGTGCGCGCCGGCGTACCCGCCGACCACCGCGCCGGCGAGCATCGCCGCGGCGGCGGGCCACTGCACCGCCCGCGCCGCGACGAAGCAGAGCACGGCGACGCCGCTCGACGCGCCGAGCAGCACCGTGCGCGCCGCGCTCATCGCCCGGAGGTCGGCGAGGCCGGCGAGGTGCCAGAGCGCCATCATCAGGACCCCAACCGCCCCGCCGAAGTATCCGCCGTAGGCGCAGAGCACGAACTGGCCGGCGACGAGCATCCACGGCCG is drawn from Gemmatimonadetes bacterium T265 and contains these coding sequences:
- a CDS encoding hydrolase (frameshifted, insertion at around 211113); amino-acid sequence: MGGNGWGNHELEYYTPGARNAALDGAGHLVIEARRESVGGNAYTSARLLTKGHFAQAYGRFEARIRPPTGSGIWPAFWTLGANIDTVGWPAAGELDVMEIVGPHPSTVYGTAHAGGSGGTWQDGGAFTLTSGAFGDAYHVFAMEWTPYVVRWYVDSTLYHATTRAQLTGAQQWAFDHPFFIILNVAVGGDWPGAPAGDATFPQRMVVDYVRVYRADP